The Pseudomonas azadiae genome includes a window with the following:
- the pcaG gene encoding protocatechuate 3,4-dioxygenase subunit alpha, with translation MTLNATTSHTVGPYYHIGLTWLNREDLTVAATLGERVAISGQVVDGNGDVVNDAMLEVWQANAAGKYDHPEDEQDQALDPNFDGFGRVPVDAKGRFRFTTIKPGAVPGLKGTTQAPHLVVLVFARGLVKHLLTRIYFDGEALNGDDPLLACVPGERRGTLIAKQGTDGLYQWNVVLQGTDKETVFFDY, from the coding sequence ATGACACTCAACGCGACCACATCCCACACCGTCGGGCCGTATTACCACATCGGCCTGACCTGGCTGAACCGCGAAGACTTGACTGTGGCCGCCACCCTTGGCGAACGCGTGGCGATCAGCGGGCAGGTGGTGGATGGCAACGGCGACGTGGTCAACGACGCCATGTTGGAGGTCTGGCAGGCCAACGCCGCCGGCAAGTATGACCACCCGGAAGATGAGCAGGACCAGGCGCTGGACCCGAATTTTGACGGGTTCGGCCGCGTGCCGGTGGATGCAAAAGGGCGGTTTCGCTTTACCACCATCAAGCCGGGCGCCGTGCCGGGATTGAAGGGCACGACCCAGGCGCCGCACCTGGTGGTGCTGGTGTTTGCGCGGGGGCTGGTGAAACATTTGCTGACGCGGATTTATTTTGACGGCGAAGCGTTGAATGGGGATGACCCGTTGTTGGCGTGTGTGCCTGGCGAACGCCGTGGCACCTTGATTGCAAAGCAGGGTACGGACGGTCTGTATCAGTGGAATGTGGTTTTGCAAGGAACAGATAAGGAAACGGTATTTTTCGATTACTGA
- a CDS encoding 3-carboxy-cis,cis-muconate cycloisomerase, with protein MTLRTSNQLFDAYFTADSMAQVFCDQGRLQGMLDFEAGLARAQAQAGLIPQAAVAPIAQACLASLYDVDALGVAIAAAGNSAIPLVKALGKLIAAEDADAERYVHLGATSQDVMDTGLVLQARRAVELIEADLERLGNVLAAQAQRYASMPLAGRTWLQHATPVTLGMKIAGWLGAVTRSRQRLKELKPRLLVLQFGGASGTLAALGEQAMPVAEALAKELQLTLPEQPWHTQRDRLVEFASVLGLIAGSLGKLGRDISLLMQTEAAEVFEPSAPGKGGSSTMPHKRNPVGAAVLISAATRVPGLVATMFSAMPQEHERSLGLWHAEWETLPQICRLVSGALQQALLASEGLELDPQRMAQNLDLTQGLVLAEAVSSVLAQRLGRETAHHLLEQCCKRAVAEGRHLRAVLADEPQVTAELSAAELDHLLDPAHYLGQAQTWVTRAVTEHFALTA; from the coding sequence ATGACACTGCGCACGAGCAACCAATTGTTCGACGCTTACTTCACGGCCGACAGCATGGCGCAGGTGTTCTGCGACCAAGGACGCCTGCAGGGCATGCTCGATTTTGAGGCGGGGTTGGCCCGGGCGCAGGCCCAGGCCGGGCTGATTCCCCAGGCCGCCGTGGCACCGATTGCCCAGGCGTGCCTGGCGTCGTTGTACGACGTGGATGCCCTCGGCGTGGCGATCGCTGCGGCGGGGAACTCCGCGATCCCATTGGTGAAGGCGCTGGGCAAGTTGATTGCCGCTGAAGACGCCGACGCGGAGCGCTATGTGCATCTGGGCGCGACCAGCCAGGATGTGATGGACACCGGCCTGGTGCTGCAAGCGCGGCGGGCGGTGGAACTGATCGAAGCGGACCTCGAGCGCCTGGGCAACGTCCTCGCCGCCCAGGCCCAGCGTTATGCCAGTATGCCGCTGGCCGGACGGACTTGGCTGCAACACGCAACGCCGGTCACCCTGGGGATGAAAATCGCCGGTTGGCTGGGCGCGGTAACGCGCAGTCGCCAGCGCCTGAAAGAACTTAAGCCGCGCCTGCTGGTGCTGCAATTTGGCGGGGCATCCGGCACCCTCGCAGCGCTCGGCGAGCAGGCCATGCCGGTGGCCGAGGCGCTGGCAAAAGAGCTGCAGCTGACCTTGCCCGAACAACCCTGGCACACCCAGCGCGATCGCCTGGTGGAGTTCGCCAGTGTGCTCGGGCTGATCGCCGGTAGCCTCGGCAAACTGGGGCGTGATATCAGCCTGCTGATGCAGACCGAAGCGGCGGAAGTGTTCGAGCCGTCGGCGCCGGGCAAGGGCGGGTCGTCCACCATGCCGCACAAACGCAACCCGGTGGGCGCGGCGGTGCTGATCAGCGCCGCCACCCGTGTGCCGGGCCTGGTGGCGACGATGTTCAGCGCCATGCCCCAGGAACACGAGCGCAGCCTGGGGTTGTGGCATGCCGAATGGGAAACCCTGCCGCAGATTTGCCGCCTGGTATCCGGCGCATTGCAACAGGCGTTGCTGGCCAGCGAAGGCTTGGAACTCGACCCGCAGCGCATGGCGCAAAACCTCGACCTGACCCAGGGCCTGGTGTTGGCTGAAGCGGTCAGCAGCGTGCTTGCCCAGCGCCTGGGCCGTGAAACCGCGCACCACTTGCTGGAGCAATGCTGCAAGCGCGCCGTCGCAGAGGGGCGGCACCTGCGCGCGGTATTGGCCGATGAACCGCAAGTCACCGCCGAACTGTCGGCGGCTGAGCTGGACCACTTGCTCGACCCCGCGCACTACCTGGGCCAGGCGCAAACCTGGGTGACGCGTGCCGTGACTGAACATTTCGCGTTGACTGCCTGA
- a CDS encoding MFS family transporter encodes MTTKTSHYTGEERSKRIFAIVGASSGNLVEWFDFYVYAFCAIYFAPAFFPSDNPTVQLVNTAGVFAAGFLMRPIGGWLFGRVADKHGRKNSMMISVLMMCAGSLVIAFLPTYNDIGVWAPILLLIARLFQGLSVGGEYGTTATYMSEVALKGQRGFFASFQYVTLIGGQLLAVLVVVILQQILTEEELRAWGWRIPFVIGAVAAVISLLLRRTLKETTSKEMREDKDAGSIAALFRDHKAAFITVLGYTAGGSLIFYTFTTYMQKYLVNTVGMHAKTSSYIMTGALFLYMCMQPLFGMLADKIGRRDSMLWFAGLGTLFTVPILLTLKTVSNPFLAFVLITLALAIVSFYTSISGLVKAEMFPPQVRALGVGLAYAVANAIFGGSAEFVALSLKSIGMENSFYWYVTAMMAIAFLFSLRLPKQAAYLHHDL; translated from the coding sequence ATGACAACAAAAACCAGTCATTACACCGGAGAAGAACGCAGCAAGCGGATTTTTGCCATCGTCGGCGCGTCCTCCGGCAACCTCGTCGAATGGTTCGACTTCTACGTCTACGCCTTCTGCGCCATCTATTTTGCCCCGGCGTTTTTCCCCTCGGATAACCCCACCGTCCAATTGGTGAACACCGCTGGTGTGTTCGCCGCCGGGTTCCTGATGCGGCCCATCGGCGGCTGGCTGTTCGGTCGAGTCGCCGACAAGCACGGTCGCAAGAACTCCATGATGATTTCGGTGCTGATGATGTGCGCCGGGTCCCTGGTGATCGCCTTTCTGCCGACCTACAACGACATCGGCGTGTGGGCACCGATCCTGCTGTTGATCGCACGTCTGTTCCAGGGCTTGTCGGTGGGCGGCGAGTACGGCACCACTGCGACCTACATGAGCGAAGTGGCGCTCAAGGGCCAGCGCGGTTTCTTCGCCTCGTTCCAGTACGTGACCCTGATCGGCGGCCAGTTGCTGGCGGTGTTGGTGGTGGTGATCCTGCAACAGATTCTCACCGAAGAAGAACTGCGGGCATGGGGCTGGCGGATTCCGTTCGTGATCGGCGCCGTCGCTGCGGTGATTTCCCTGCTGCTGCGGCGCACGCTGAAAGAAACCACCAGCAAGGAAATGCGCGAAGACAAGGACGCCGGCAGCATCGCCGCGCTGTTTCGCGACCACAAGGCCGCGTTCATCACCGTGCTGGGTTATACCGCCGGCGGTTCGCTGATTTTCTATACCTTCACTACCTACATGCAGAAGTACCTGGTCAACACCGTGGGCATGCATGCCAAGACCTCGAGCTACATCATGACCGGCGCCTTGTTTCTCTACATGTGCATGCAGCCGCTGTTCGGCATGTTGGCGGACAAGATCGGCCGGCGTGACTCGATGTTGTGGTTTGCAGGCCTCGGCACCTTGTTTACCGTGCCGATCCTGCTGACCCTGAAAACCGTCAGCAACCCGTTCCTGGCCTTTGTGCTGATCACCCTGGCGCTGGCGATTGTCAGCTTCTATACCTCTATCAGCGGCCTGGTCAAAGCGGAAATGTTTCCGCCCCAGGTGCGTGCCTTGGGCGTGGGCCTGGCGTATGCGGTGGCCAACGCGATCTTTGGCGGTTCGGCGGAGTTCGTCGCGTTGAGCCTCAAGTCCATCGGCATGGAAAACAGCTTTTACTGGTACGTCACGGCGATGATGGCGATCGCTTTCCTGTTCAGCTTGCGCTTGCCGAAACAGGCGGCGTACTTGCACCACGATCTGTAA
- the pcaD gene encoding 3-oxoadipate enol-lactonase, whose amino-acid sequence MAFVQLAEGELHYQLDGPVDAPVLVLSNSLGTDLHMWDIQIPAFTRHFRVLRLDTRGHGKSLVTPGPYSIEQLGRDVIALLDALGIARAHFCGLSMGGLIGQWLGINAGQRLHRLVVCNTAARIGTPEVWNPRIETVLRDGAAAMVALRDASIARWFTADFAAANPHQARQITDMLATTSPEGYAANCAAVRDADFREQLASIKVPTLVVAGTEDAVTPPAGGHFIQNHVRGAQYAEFYAAHLSNVQAGAAFSDRVLDFLLDC is encoded by the coding sequence GTGGCATTCGTACAACTCGCCGAAGGCGAACTGCATTACCAACTGGACGGCCCTGTGGATGCGCCGGTGCTGGTGCTTTCCAACTCGCTGGGCACCGACCTGCACATGTGGGACATCCAGATCCCGGCGTTCACCCGGCACTTTCGTGTGCTGCGCCTGGACACCCGGGGCCATGGCAAATCCCTGGTCACGCCGGGGCCGTACAGCATCGAGCAACTGGGTCGCGATGTGATCGCTCTGCTGGATGCGCTGGGGATTGCGCGCGCGCACTTCTGCGGCTTGTCCATGGGCGGCTTGATCGGCCAATGGCTGGGGATCAACGCGGGCCAGCGCCTGCACCGCCTGGTGGTGTGCAACACCGCTGCCAGAATCGGCACGCCCGAGGTGTGGAACCCGCGTATCGAGACGGTGCTGCGCGACGGCGCAGCGGCAATGGTGGCCCTGCGCGATGCGTCGATTGCACGTTGGTTCACCGCCGACTTTGCTGCGGCTAACCCGCATCAGGCCAGGCAAATCACCGATATGCTCGCAACGACGTCACCCGAGGGGTACGCCGCCAATTGCGCGGCGGTGCGTGACGCCGATTTCCGTGAGCAGTTGGCCTCGATCAAGGTGCCGACCTTGGTGGTTGCCGGCACTGAAGATGCCGTGACACCGCCGGCCGGCGGCCACTTTATCCAGAACCATGTGCGGGGAGCGCAATACGCCGAGTTCTATGCGGCGCACCTGTCCAACGTCCAGGCCGGGGCTGCGTTCAGCGACCGTGTGCTGGACTTCCTGCTGGACTGCTGA
- the pcaC gene encoding 4-carboxymuconolactone decarboxylase yields MDEKQRYADGLQVRREVLGDAHVDRSLNALTEFNGEFQEMITRHAWGDIWTRPGLPRHTRSLITIAMLIGMNRNDELKLHLRAAASNGVTRAEIKEVLMQSAIYCGIPAANATFHLAESVWDELGVESRQQT; encoded by the coding sequence GTGGACGAGAAACAACGTTACGCCGACGGCCTGCAAGTGCGCCGCGAAGTGCTGGGTGACGCCCATGTCGACCGCAGCCTCAACGCCCTGACCGAATTCAACGGCGAGTTCCAGGAAATGATCACCCGCCATGCCTGGGGCGACATCTGGACCCGCCCCGGATTGCCCCGGCACACCCGCAGCCTGATTACCATCGCCATGCTGATCGGCATGAACCGCAACGACGAACTCAAGCTGCACCTGCGCGCCGCCGCCAGCAACGGCGTGACCCGTGCCGAGATCAAGGAAGTGCTGATGCAGAGCGCGATCTACTGCGGTATTCCGGCGGCGAATGCGACGTTTCACTTGGCCGAGTCGGTGTGGGATGAGCTGGGCGTGGAGTCGCGGCAGCAGACCTGA
- a CDS encoding M91 family zinc metallopeptidase translates to MDGSNRFTLSPPTPPVGAHSSTTAPPTVFNNSHYTPAQRPRPALTPDNPVLAHRHLFLDDGNLKASGQSVWELDISYSVINSLILETGNKADQVHISQTRPDQLNVQINGQLYRFDSNDGEGKPLTFHFKTHDGNDTLRIDANVTQPITVDAGDGDDRVHAGGGYTRLFGGKGNDVLRFGSGVGYAEGNDGDDLIFGGSGDNVLYGNNGNDRLYAGGGTKTKTSYLDGGNGNDRLYAGNGHTVLHGGDGDDRLVGHDRNTFYTGTGHDTVIANRPGDLIYAQAGDSADPSPLEGFVIKGSAEFIQRVEDDLALLRSSPHGKQMLAEMNALAQRNGAPVTIVEDLVDTGSGYIYGSQALKTLLQYERAPIVGDDPKWGFMVDGVPGSRADRAEIVYNRSHLDVLAGVTYSPITALYHEMVHAYNAGHGTSLAGSTIETLDGKLYETSNSELQAAGLPTTPASTPNPKALTENALHEEMGTPLRSQYVD, encoded by the coding sequence ATGGACGGTTCAAACCGTTTTACACTCTCGCCCCCCACCCCGCCTGTTGGCGCCCACAGTTCGACGACCGCACCGCCCACGGTCTTCAACAACAGCCACTACACCCCTGCCCAGCGTCCTCGGCCGGCACTCACGCCCGACAATCCGGTTCTAGCTCACCGTCATCTCTTTCTGGATGACGGCAATTTGAAAGCCAGCGGCCAGTCGGTGTGGGAACTGGACATCTCCTACAGCGTGATCAACAGTCTGATTCTTGAAACAGGTAACAAGGCGGATCAAGTTCATATCAGCCAGACACGTCCCGATCAATTGAATGTTCAGATCAACGGTCAGCTGTATCGTTTCGACAGCAACGATGGAGAAGGCAAGCCACTCACTTTCCACTTCAAGACTCACGACGGTAACGACACTCTTCGCATTGACGCCAACGTGACTCAGCCCATCACGGTGGATGCCGGGGATGGCGACGACCGAGTGCACGCCGGTGGTGGTTATACGCGCCTGTTTGGTGGCAAGGGTAATGACGTCCTGCGCTTTGGCAGCGGCGTGGGCTACGCCGAAGGCAACGACGGCGATGACCTGATCTTCGGCGGCAGCGGCGATAACGTTCTTTATGGCAACAACGGCAACGACCGTCTCTACGCAGGTGGGGGGACAAAAACTAAAACGAGCTACCTGGATGGCGGTAACGGCAATGACCGTCTGTATGCCGGCAACGGCCATACCGTGTTGCACGGCGGCGACGGTGATGATCGCTTGGTGGGTCACGACCGCAATACCTTCTATACCGGCACGGGTCACGACACGGTGATCGCCAATCGTCCTGGCGACCTGATCTACGCGCAAGCCGGCGATTCGGCCGACCCGTCGCCGCTCGAAGGCTTTGTGATAAAGGGCTCGGCCGAATTTATCCAACGGGTTGAAGACGACCTGGCCTTGCTGCGCAGCTCGCCACATGGCAAGCAAATGCTTGCCGAGATGAATGCGCTGGCCCAACGTAACGGCGCGCCGGTAACCATTGTGGAGGATCTGGTGGATACGGGCAGCGGCTACATCTATGGCAGCCAGGCACTCAAGACATTGCTGCAATACGAACGCGCGCCCATAGTCGGCGACGACCCCAAGTGGGGTTTTATGGTCGACGGCGTGCCGGGGTCACGCGCTGACCGAGCTGAAATCGTTTACAACCGCTCCCACCTGGACGTATTGGCAGGCGTGACTTATTCGCCGATCACGGCGCTCTATCACGAAATGGTGCACGCCTATAACGCAGGTCATGGCACTTCCTTGGCGGGTTCGACCATCGAGACGCTTGATGGCAAGCTCTACGAGACGTCCAACAGCGAACTTCAAGCCGCGGGTCTGCCCACTACGCCAGCGTCTACGCCCAACCCCAAAGCCCTCACTGAAAACGCCTTGCATGAAGAAATGGGCACGCCGCTGCGCAGCCAATACGTTGACTGA
- a CDS encoding J domain-containing protein, which translates to MECWTLLQLPENADERTIKRSYARLLKNCRPDDDAAGFQRLREAYEEALAHARWRADAEEEQPVAVTPLAEPAYANLNDLAELMDVSVLQPAAVEAPKPDPAQALLSGLNASNFIERWVLAIQQDCTEAYQAGLLRHCFDHPGERVAIARWAVNHLEWLTPWQQVAMTPWQHDVLSGELLQDYRRSLQALLEQKAEREFVTELTHYNNQPWLRVFDLQQQWQRLILQLLHDTTWSVPLFERVCQVFGWDDQKGVYPEPAWMWRELVSRCEQESFYAHLQDKAQDKRRMSADALAARLLLTPMSATQQKRMIDGFGENEWNACRYLAETLTWRYPQLAERLPQTDLFFWRKYVPRPIYTQVLIRLWAVFALGLGLSIAHDKPDNLDGMSLVIFMLMALLPAGVGFRVTQQWAAMSSTYRVQDVWLTQYLIPKRLNPNDYWLVIRHGVPQVIMLIACGLMLGVLGMVTYAGMILISLLHKKRIGHMSQKFSESYPWLNGLHWAFWSPWQAVFLVVMVALIVAAQHYLPQVPWTHLDLPKR; encoded by the coding sequence ATGGAATGTTGGACCCTGCTGCAACTGCCGGAAAACGCCGACGAGCGCACCATCAAGCGCAGCTATGCGCGCCTGCTCAAAAACTGCCGGCCGGATGACGACGCGGCAGGCTTCCAGCGACTGCGCGAAGCCTATGAAGAAGCACTGGCCCACGCGCGCTGGCGAGCCGACGCTGAAGAGGAACAACCCGTCGCTGTAACGCCACTTGCCGAACCCGCCTACGCCAACCTCAACGATCTCGCGGAGCTGATGGACGTCAGCGTCCTGCAACCTGCCGCCGTGGAAGCGCCCAAGCCTGACCCCGCGCAGGCACTGCTCAGTGGCCTCAACGCCAGTAACTTCATCGAGCGCTGGGTCTTGGCCATTCAACAGGATTGCACCGAGGCCTACCAGGCGGGCTTGTTGCGTCATTGCTTCGATCATCCGGGCGAGCGCGTTGCGATAGCCCGTTGGGCAGTGAACCACCTGGAATGGCTGACGCCCTGGCAACAGGTCGCCATGACGCCGTGGCAGCACGATGTGCTCAGCGGCGAGCTGCTGCAGGACTACCGTCGCAGTTTGCAGGCGCTGCTGGAGCAAAAGGCCGAGCGCGAGTTCGTCACGGAACTCACGCACTACAACAACCAACCCTGGCTGCGGGTGTTCGACCTGCAACAGCAGTGGCAACGTCTTATCCTGCAGTTGCTCCACGACACCACCTGGAGCGTGCCACTGTTCGAGCGGGTGTGCCAGGTGTTCGGCTGGGACGACCAGAAAGGCGTATACCCGGAACCGGCCTGGATGTGGCGCGAGCTGGTGTCGCGCTGTGAGCAGGAAAGTTTCTACGCTCACCTGCAAGACAAGGCCCAGGATAAACGGCGCATGTCAGCCGACGCCCTGGCCGCGCGCTTGTTGCTGACGCCGATGAGTGCCACCCAGCAGAAACGCATGATCGACGGCTTTGGCGAAAACGAGTGGAACGCCTGCCGGTACCTGGCTGAAACCCTGACCTGGCGCTACCCGCAGCTGGCTGAGCGGCTGCCCCAGACCGACCTGTTCTTCTGGCGCAAATACGTGCCGCGGCCAATTTATACCCAAGTGCTTATCCGGCTGTGGGCCGTGTTCGCGTTGGGATTGGGCCTGAGCATCGCCCACGATAAACCCGACAACCTGGACGGGATGTCGCTGGTCATTTTTATGCTCATGGCCCTCCTGCCGGCGGGGGTTGGCTTTCGCGTCACTCAGCAATGGGCCGCAATGAGCTCAACCTATCGGGTCCAGGATGTGTGGCTGACCCAGTATTTGATTCCCAAGCGGCTCAACCCCAATGACTACTGGCTGGTCATACGCCACGGTGTGCCGCAGGTGATCATGCTCATAGCCTGCGGCTTGATGCTCGGCGTGCTGGGCATGGTGACCTACGCCGGCATGATCCTGATCAGCCTGTTGCACAAAAAACGCATCGGCCACATGAGCCAGAAGTTCAGCGAAAGCTACCCGTGGCTGAACGGCCTGCACTGGGCATTCTGGAGCCCCTGGCAAGCGGTGTTCCTGGTGGTGATGGTGGCATTGATCGTTGCTGCGCAACACTACTTGCCGCAAGTGCCCTGGACCCACTTGGACTTGCCCAAGCGCTAG
- a CDS encoding polysaccharide deacetylase family protein, whose product MKYLAIAFAGLALALILSGCTGSPIALTAQTEQRLQAQAPIRFLLTFDDGPSASGYNNPSRSVVADLARNPVLPGIKAVFFLQTEAARSGGSARGRKTMEREYAGGHILAFHTATAFHTNHRWLNDAELERTLTQGAADLAAITGSPPLLVRPPFWNYDRRTFAAYQRHGMQVLLTDLSANDGKIWGFNASPRRRANLYRQLSVVRERIALGELPTVDGVIPVVVTFHDINRYTAIHMQEYLQILLDSAQVNSLKTAAEPFYTDTAGLQRAALARTVKDVTEEVNLPGVWNWVWDADSH is encoded by the coding sequence ATGAAATACCTTGCCATCGCATTCGCAGGGCTTGCCCTCGCCTTGATCCTTAGTGGCTGCACCGGTTCGCCCATTGCGCTGACAGCACAGACCGAGCAGCGCCTGCAGGCCCAGGCGCCGATCCGTTTCTTGCTGACCTTCGATGACGGCCCCAGTGCCTCGGGCTACAACAACCCGAGCCGTTCGGTGGTCGCTGACCTGGCGCGGAACCCGGTGCTGCCGGGGATCAAGGCGGTGTTTTTCCTGCAGACCGAAGCCGCGCGCTCCGGCGGCAGTGCCCGCGGGCGCAAGACCATGGAGCGTGAATACGCCGGCGGGCATATCCTGGCGTTCCACACCGCCACCGCGTTCCATACCAACCACCGCTGGCTGAACGACGCCGAACTGGAGCGCACCCTCACCCAGGGCGCGGCCGACCTTGCCGCGATCACTGGCAGCCCGCCCCTGCTGGTCCGTCCACCTTTCTGGAACTACGACCGCCGTACCTTCGCCGCTTACCAGCGCCATGGCATGCAAGTATTGTTGACCGACTTGAGCGCCAATGATGGCAAGATCTGGGGCTTCAACGCCAGCCCACGCCGCCGCGCCAACCTGTATCGGCAACTGTCGGTGGTGCGCGAGCGTATCGCCCTGGGCGAATTGCCAACCGTGGACGGGGTGATTCCAGTTGTGGTGACCTTCCACGACATCAACCGCTACACCGCGATCCATATGCAGGAGTACTTGCAGATCCTGCTGGACAGCGCGCAAGTCAACAGCCTGAAAACCGCCGCCGAACCGTTCTACACCGACACCGCCGGGCTTCAGCGCGCCGCGCTGGCGCGGACGGTGAAGGATGTGACTGAAGAGGTAAACCTGCCGGGCGTGTGGAACTGGGTGTGGGATGCCGACTCGCACTGA